The following coding sequences lie in one Erwinia amylovora genomic window:
- a CDS encoding DUF3142 domain-containing protein, protein MRAARTVYLHQGDGVPRRGQIKFEPLGLPVSHLNFPQIWLTVRINTLDIADEMLMRIIRLMQRWRLGGNHVIGLQIDFDAATWRLEGYGQFLQRLRNLMPAEYALGVTGLPDWAKTGHLATLNALPIVSWL, encoded by the coding sequence ATGCGTGCTGCCCGCACCGTTTATCTGCATCAGGGAGACGGGGTGCCCCGCCGGGGGCAAATAAAGTTCGAACCCCTTGGGTTGCCGGTTAGCCACTTAAATTTTCCGCAAATCTGGTTAACCGTACGTATCAACACGCTGGACATAGCCGATGAGATGTTGATGCGTATCATACGCCTGATGCAGCGCTGGCGACTGGGCGGAAATCATGTCATCGGCCTGCAAATCGATTTCGATGCCGCTACCTGGCGGCTCGAAGGCTACGGGCAATTTTTACAGCGGTTGAGAAACTTGATGCCTGCTGAATATGCGCTGGGGGTAACCGGCCTGCCGGACTGGGCTAAAACCGGTCATCTTGCCACGCTGAATGCCCTGCCGATCGTGAGCTGGTTGTGA